The following coding sequences are from one Prochlorococcus sp. MIT 1314 window:
- a CDS encoding DUF6761 family protein: MTSFENPRAIRHFQSICDSCQDLISRFHTPTDLKLYCDGYLQALRNCSSLEPRDQEKLEKLIERWILDPSSFIEPGGDENKGFFDKKRF, from the coding sequence ATGACATCATTTGAAAATCCTAGAGCAATTCGTCATTTTCAATCAATTTGCGATAGTTGCCAAGACTTGATTAGTCGTTTTCATACACCTACGGACCTTAAATTATATTGTGATGGTTATCTCCAAGCCCTGAGGAATTGCAGTAGTTTAGAGCCGAGAGATCAAGAGAAATTGGAGAAATTAATAGAAAGATGGATTTTAGATCCATCAAGTTTTATTGAACCAGGTGGTGATGAAAATAAAGGTTTTTTTGATAAAAAAAGATTTTAA
- a CDS encoding response regulator transcription factor: protein MQSTEQILASTPGSSQLPSSSQAPSRVLVVEPHPTLRTVLVQRLRQDGHFAAAVGSAAEAVDLCREQSPDLLVSAEILEQNTAMRLAQQLGCSVIVLTARSGVEALVNLLDEGADDVLRKPFGLEELAARCRTLLKRGRIGLQEKVEVGPLEVHLLLRQVTLSEKPVELSPREFALLCALLMPPGMVRSRQELLRMAWPPFSGGPRSVDTQVLTLRRKLEQAGLGEGGGITTVRQQGYRFSLDNI from the coding sequence ATGCAATCAACTGAGCAAATCTTAGCTTCAACTCCTGGCAGTTCACAATTGCCTTCGAGCTCTCAAGCACCCTCCAGAGTTCTTGTTGTTGAACCTCACCCCACACTTAGAACAGTCCTAGTACAAAGGCTTCGGCAAGATGGTCACTTTGCTGCTGCAGTTGGATCCGCTGCGGAAGCAGTTGACCTATGCAGAGAACAATCACCTGACCTTTTGGTCAGCGCTGAAATTCTTGAGCAGAACACTGCAATGAGGTTGGCCCAACAGTTGGGATGCTCAGTGATCGTTTTAACTGCAAGATCAGGTGTTGAAGCATTAGTAAATTTATTAGATGAAGGAGCTGATGATGTACTCAGAAAACCCTTTGGTCTAGAAGAATTAGCCGCAAGATGCAGAACTCTTTTGAAAAGAGGCAGAATAGGACTACAAGAAAAAGTTGAAGTGGGACCTTTAGAAGTCCATCTTCTCCTAAGACAAGTTACATTAAGTGAGAAACCGGTTGAATTAAGCCCTAGGGAGTTCGCATTGCTTTGTGCCTTACTAATGCCTCCAGGGATGGTCAGAAGCAGACAGGAGCTTTTAAGGATGGCCTGGCCTCCATTTAGCGGTGGGCCAAGGTCGGTTGATACTCAAGTATTAACTTTACGAAGAAAACTTGAACAGGCAGGCCTAGGAGAAGGTGGGGGGATAACAACAGTTAGGCAGCAAGGTTATAGATTTAGTCTTGATAATATCTAA
- the grxD gene encoding Grx4 family monothiol glutaredoxin encodes MENHTKDKIQNLIESNPIMVFMKGTKLMPQCGFSNNVVQILNSLGVEFSTFDVLSDFDIREGIKEYSDWPTIPQVYLKGEFLGGSDILIEMYNSGTLKEKIEIELAS; translated from the coding sequence ATGGAAAATCATACTAAAGATAAAATCCAAAATCTAATAGAATCAAATCCAATTATGGTTTTCATGAAAGGTACTAAATTAATGCCGCAATGTGGATTCTCGAACAATGTCGTTCAAATTCTCAACTCTCTAGGTGTTGAATTTAGCACTTTTGATGTTCTTAGCGATTTTGATATACGAGAAGGTATTAAAGAATATTCAGATTGGCCGACTATCCCTCAAGTTTATCTAAAAGGTGAATTCCTAGGAGGATCAGACATTCTTATCGAAATGTACAACTCTGGAACCCTAAAGGAAAAAATTGAAATTGAATTGGCATCCTAA